In Hemicordylus capensis ecotype Gifberg chromosome 3, rHemCap1.1.pri, whole genome shotgun sequence, one DNA window encodes the following:
- the KCNE2 gene encoding potassium voltage-gated channel subfamily E member 2 has translation MADLRNYTQALEDTFKEIFLNYMNSWQRNTTDKEEALQEKLNAENFDYVIMYIMVMIGIFSFIVVAILVSTVKSKRQEHSNDPYHEYIVDDWGEKLKNQIVLQDDLKCTIHANDGAKGKESPRTA, from the coding sequence ATGGCTGATTTACGAAATTACACTCAGGCTCTGGAAGATACTTTCAAGGAGATATTCCTCAACTACATGAATAGCTGGCAAAGAAATACCACAGATAAAGAAGAGGCATTGCAAGAAAAACTCAATGCCGAAAACTTTGACTATGTCATTATGTATATCATGGTTATGATTGGCATCTTCTCCTTCATCGTTGTAGCTATCCTAGTGAGCACTGTGAAATCAAAGAGGCAAGAGCACTCCAACGACCCTTATCACGAATACATTGTTGATGACTGGGGCGAAAAGCTCAAAAATCAAATCGTGCTGCAAGATGATCTTAAAtgcaccatccatgcaaatgaTGGGGCAAAGGGCAAAGAAAGTCCCAGAACTGCTTGA